A stretch of the Comamonas testosteroni TK102 genome encodes the following:
- a CDS encoding DUF1329 domain-containing protein produces MKFHNILSLVAIGLGAPAFAAVTAEEAKQLGTTLTPFGAVKAGNADGSIPAYTGGLTKAPEGFKPDSGFWVDPFKDEKPVLRIDSKNMAQHAALLSEGQKHLLSKYPSYYLNVYPAHRTAAYPKKILDATVRNATACKTTKEGLAVERACRGGLPFPIPKTGYEVMWNQILRYQGETAITTSASRSWVVDSSGKAVATAEQATFQDFVYYQTDVADRDPDMAWRTYSISKSPARRAGEMTGLADYIDPVDRPRKAWSYTPGLRRVKLSPEFSYDTPVASMGGVTLFDELFVFSGIMDRFDFKLIGKKEMYIQYNAYKNLYDCPTSDKALLPNHVNPECERWEKHRVWVVEATLKSGQRHVYSKRTYYFDEDLSGAANYDAFDQNGQLYRTLFLAASPMYDKQIPFAAKNVVYDFNKGMYAYVNDVMVGGYKVLPSARSEREMNPEAIVSRETAR; encoded by the coding sequence ATGAAATTCCACAACATTCTTTCGCTGGTTGCCATCGGCCTTGGCGCACCAGCTTTCGCGGCCGTAACAGCGGAGGAGGCCAAGCAGTTGGGCACGACGTTGACCCCGTTCGGAGCGGTCAAGGCGGGCAATGCCGACGGCAGCATCCCGGCCTACACAGGTGGGCTGACCAAGGCTCCTGAGGGCTTCAAGCCGGATAGCGGCTTTTGGGTCGATCCGTTCAAGGACGAAAAACCGGTGCTACGTATCGATAGCAAAAACATGGCGCAGCACGCTGCCTTGCTGAGTGAAGGGCAGAAGCACCTGTTGTCCAAGTACCCCTCGTACTACCTGAATGTGTATCCCGCGCACAGAACGGCGGCCTATCCCAAGAAGATATTGGATGCGACCGTGCGCAATGCGACGGCCTGCAAGACAACAAAAGAGGGGCTGGCTGTTGAGCGCGCTTGTAGAGGCGGGTTGCCATTCCCCATTCCGAAGACCGGATATGAGGTGATGTGGAACCAGATCCTGCGCTACCAAGGGGAGACGGCGATTACCACCTCGGCCTCGCGTTCCTGGGTGGTTGACTCTTCGGGTAAGGCAGTGGCGACCGCGGAGCAGGCCACATTCCAGGACTTCGTGTATTACCAGACCGATGTGGCCGATCGCGATCCTGACATGGCATGGCGGACGTACTCGATCAGCAAATCGCCTGCGCGTCGCGCTGGCGAAATGACGGGTTTGGCGGACTACATCGACCCGGTTGATCGGCCCCGCAAGGCTTGGAGTTATACCCCTGGTCTGCGCCGCGTGAAGCTTTCTCCGGAATTTTCATACGACACTCCCGTGGCGAGCATGGGTGGCGTGACGCTGTTTGATGAGCTGTTTGTGTTCTCGGGCATCATGGATCGCTTCGATTTCAAGCTTATCGGCAAGAAGGAGATGTACATCCAGTACAACGCCTACAAGAATCTCTACGATTGCCCGACGAGCGATAAGGCTTTGTTGCCGAATCACGTCAATCCGGAGTGCGAGCGTTGGGAAAAGCACCGTGTTTGGGTTGTGGAAGCGACGCTCAAGTCCGGCCAGCGTCACGTGTATTCCAAGCGCACATACTACTTCGATGAAGATCTGAGCGGCGCTGCCAACTACGATGCCTTCGACCAGAACGGCCAGTTGTATCGCACGCTGTTCCTTGCTGCTTCTCCGATGTACGACAAGCAGATCCCTTTTGCGGCGAAGAATGTGGTGTACGACTTCAACAAAGGCATGTACGCCTATGTCAACGATGTGATGGTGGGTGGCTACAAAGTGCTTCCGTCCGCGCGCAGCGAGCGCGAGATGAATCCTGAAGCCATCGTGTCGCGTGAAACGGCTCGCTGA